One Oscillatoria salina IIICB1 genomic window, TCAACGAGGGTTGTTTTACCGTGATCGACGTGGGCAATAATGGCAACGTTGCGAATGGGAAGAGACATAGTTATGTCCGTCTAGTGCATAAAATATAGATTTCTTTACAATTTTAACTTGTCGAGGCTAAATTCTACTACTCCCGCTTGACTGAGTTAATCTAAATCCCTACAGGCTGAATGGGGGAATAGTATCATCTCCGCACCAACTACAGAAAATCAAATCGAAACCAACGCGAAGGTAAGTTACTTTTGTTCCCAGGAGAAGCGGAACAACGGGCGGAACGTTTGGCGGCAAGGTTGCGCGAGTTGGGGGAAGATCCTGATAATTTGTAAGGCACGAGATAATCTCTACAAAAATTAAACTATTCGCGCCTTACAACTAATTTTATCGCGTAACGCCTTGAACGACTGGACGAATACTGGTTCCGCCATAAGGTTCGGGCGAACCCAACCAGTTAAAGTCACTAATGCGGAAGCTGATTGAACCAATTTCTAAAACTGGATTATACCGCAATAAAATGTTGAAACTACGACGACTGTATTCGACAAAATAATCGGTGCTAATTTCGCGATTGTTGTCTAAGTTAAATGAGGTTTGAAAACCTGCGAGAAAGGGTCCGTAAACTTGTTGAGTAATTCCCAAGGATAAGGTTCTCTCATCGGCAAAGCGGTCGAATAAAAAGGGAGATTCGTCGCCACGCAATGCTTGGGAATAGGTAATATTAAATCCGGTGTAGTCGAGAACGGGGCGCGAAAAGTTGCCGAATTGTCCTTCTAGTCCGATACTGCCGTTGAGAGATTTTTGGCTATCGCCGTTGCTGTAGTAACTGGTAACTCCAGTGAGTCCTGTTTTTAGGCTCAAGAAAGGTAATACTGGTACTGGCGTGTAGCGTAAGCCTTCGGTGGGGGTAGCGGGTAAGGCTTCACCTTGCCAAAGGAGGAAGCCACGATTGACGGAGGCTGCGGCTTGATACCGAGTTAAGGTAGCTAGTCTGGTTCCTTCGTCTTCTTCGATTAAGTCTTCGCGATCTGATTCGGCGGTGATTTGTTGAACGCCTGCTTGATAGCTAAGGTCTACGCCTGTATTTCCTAAAGCAATAACTGGGGAAGTAATGACAGCGCCGAAGCTGCTTTGGACGGTTTGGAAGCCCAAGGAACCGTTGAAGAGGCGATCGCGGTAGCTATATTCTAAGTTCAGGGTGTGGGGTAATTCTGTGCCGATAATTTGCTGAAGTCGCAAACTAGCCCGCAGTTCGTCGTCTAGTTCGCTGGGATTGAGGCTGGTAAAAATTGCTTGACCTTCGAGATTTGTCCTCGGACCGAGAATAACGTCTAGTTCGCTTTTTAAACCTAAGACTGAGAGATCGAATGGACCTTCTTCAAATAAGGCTTTTTGCAGGAAATACTGGGGTGTGAGTTTGAAACTTACTTGTTCGTTGTCGATGATATCGAAGCTGCGTTCGGCGTATAAACCACCGCGATCGCTACCATCATAGCGGAAGCTGACGATCCCTGGTTGTCTCGGACGGCGATCGAAGACGATCCGATCTTGGAAAATAGGTAAGGATACGTTATCGTCGAAAACGATGCGAGAGTTGGTTGTAGTTAGTTCGTCTTGTAAAGGTCCGATGTTTCTAAATTCGGCGGTATCGGCAATAACTTCTAATTCTGGGGGCGAAAATGGGTCGTTAGTGATGCGGACGTTGGTTGCACGCCAACTTTTTGCGTCAAATTCTACTCTTTCTGCTTGAAAGCGAAAGCGATTAATTGTTCCCCCACTTTCGGGTAAAGAACTTGGTCCGATATCTCTGCTGGTACCAATAACAAAAGAATAGCCTTCGTTGGTGGTAACGCGGCGGAGGGGTTGGGCTAAGAGGAGGCGATCGCTGAGGGGTCGCGCTGGTACTAAACTATTATTTGGGTCGGTGGGTAAGTTGGCTGAGGTGTCTTGAGTTAAACTTGGTTGATAAATTGCACCGCTAGCATTCAAAATTACGCCGCTATCTTGGACGAAGAAATACTCGAATCTCTCTCCGCGCAAAATTTGCTCCCCGCGCACTAAAGCTACATCTCCTTGGGCTACAGCGATGCGATTAGCCACGTTTACTTCGAGGCGATCTGTAGTTAAGACTGCTCCGGAAAAACGCATTTCTACATTCCCTTCGGCGGTAATAACTTGTCTTTGGTCGTCGTATTGTTGGCTATCGGCAGTAATTTCAATTACGCCTGGAGTTTCAAATGTTTCTGTTGGTTGGGCTTCTTCTCTCTCAATAATTGGGGGAGATTCTGTTTCTGAATTTGTTGGCGTTTCGGGAACTGGGGCGGGAATTTCTAACTTAAATTCTCTTCTTTC contains:
- a CDS encoding DUF3769 domain-containing protein, which gives rise to MLQSPPPPKSVVQVEYVATATVQVQAEKEKPTESVLLSNAVETTSPSSQPVIPVAQAPSLDNQVYTSAALLGPPITVGSKSPQSTEPEILVASVSNLFSDSWGTNTQNQEFVNSPNLANLEKSEENISGTPQENLPVPNYLIPSLELESSSLNQGRKITHLLTQERGGERREFKLEIPAPVPETPTNSETESPPIIEREEAQPTETFETPGVIEITADSQQYDDQRQVITAEGNVEMRFSGAVLTTDRLEVNVANRIAVAQGDVALVRGEQILRGERFEYFFVQDSGVILNASGAIYQPSLTQDTSANLPTDPNNSLVPARPLSDRLLLAQPLRRVTTNEGYSFVIGTSRDIGPSSLPESGGTINRFRFQAERVEFDAKSWRATNVRITNDPFSPPELEVIADTAEFRNIGPLQDELTTTNSRIVFDDNVSLPIFQDRIVFDRRPRQPGIVSFRYDGSDRGGLYAERSFDIIDNEQVSFKLTPQYFLQKALFEEGPFDLSVLGLKSELDVILGPRTNLEGQAIFTSLNPSELDDELRASLRLQQIIGTELPHTLNLEYSYRDRLFNGSLGFQTVQSSFGAVITSPVIALGNTGVDLSYQAGVQQITAESDREDLIEEDEGTRLATLTRYQAAASVNRGFLLWQGEALPATPTEGLRYTPVPVLPFLSLKTGLTGVTSYYSNGDSQKSLNGSIGLEGQFGNFSRPVLDYTGFNITYSQALRGDESPFLFDRFADERTLSLGITQQVYGPFLAGFQTSFNLDNNREISTDYFVEYSRRSFNILLRYNPVLEIGSISFRISDFNWLGSPEPYGGTSIRPVVQGVTR